From Cellvibrio zantedeschiae, the proteins below share one genomic window:
- a CDS encoding DUF4194 domain-containing protein, protein MSNIFSADLEEQLDKHNLSLDDWRELIQRLLDYGVLCRDDSQVEAELYDRFVRIHETVNDYLALMGVRFQHDTQFNFVRILPPGARLPGMEDETDEPFNGGFRSRLNQHEVALILVLRAEYDKALREGVIDEQGCATLSLEAISLAMKSLLRRNLPENIGERRQAFKRLRQLRLINYFAEADVDSGESWIKIRPLIINLVSNEWLNQIRTYLADNLLLVDDEPDAEELAVKPTQKRSPHLTKSIFDTES, encoded by the coding sequence ATGAGCAATATTTTTAGCGCTGACTTGGAAGAGCAGCTCGATAAACATAATTTATCTCTCGATGACTGGCGCGAATTGATTCAACGCTTGCTGGATTATGGGGTTCTCTGTCGCGATGATTCGCAAGTTGAGGCGGAACTTTATGATCGCTTTGTACGAATCCATGAAACAGTGAATGATTATTTAGCCTTAATGGGCGTGCGTTTTCAGCACGATACTCAATTCAATTTTGTACGTATTCTTCCGCCAGGTGCGCGCTTGCCCGGTATGGAAGACGAAACTGATGAACCTTTCAATGGCGGCTTTCGCAGCCGTTTAAATCAGCATGAAGTAGCGTTAATTTTAGTTTTACGCGCTGAATACGATAAAGCTTTGCGTGAAGGCGTAATAGACGAGCAGGGCTGTGCAACGCTTTCGCTTGAAGCAATTTCACTAGCGATGAAAAGTTTATTGCGCCGTAACTTGCCTGAAAATATTGGTGAGCGTCGACAGGCATTTAAACGTTTACGCCAATTGCGCTTAATTAATTATTTTGCTGAAGCTGACGTGGATTCTGGTGAGAGCTGGATAAAAATTCGTCCATTGATTATTAATCTGGTTAGTAACGAATGGCTCAATCAAATTCGTACTTACTTGGCTGATAATTTATTGTTGGTTGATGATGAGCCTGACGCAGAGGAGCTGGCTGTTAAGCCAACACAGAAAAGATCGCCACATCTTACTAAGTCCATTTTCGATACTGAATCTTAA
- a CDS encoding transglycosylase SLT domain-containing protein, translated as MKLMASLCLLFCVSFLSGCATTPPSNPNNICDIFGEKSDWYKAAKKSEDKWGTSVPIMISIMYQESQFVQKARPARTKILWIFPGPRPSSAYGFAQVKSDTWDDYQRAEGGMWARRDNFKDAVDFIGWYNYQSEKRSKIKRNDAYNLYLAYHEGHGGFNKKTYNSKAWLKSTAQKVATRSADYTKQLQQCEDGLDRGHWWWPF; from the coding sequence ATGAAATTAATGGCGTCATTGTGTTTGTTATTTTGTGTCTCTTTTTTGAGTGGTTGCGCAACAACGCCCCCCTCAAATCCGAATAATATTTGTGACATCTTTGGCGAAAAGAGTGATTGGTACAAGGCTGCTAAGAAATCAGAAGATAAATGGGGCACCTCTGTGCCTATTATGATTTCTATCATGTATCAAGAATCACAGTTTGTACAAAAGGCGCGGCCAGCACGTACAAAAATATTGTGGATTTTCCCCGGCCCTCGCCCAAGTAGCGCTTACGGCTTTGCGCAGGTTAAATCAGATACATGGGATGATTACCAGCGTGCAGAAGGTGGCATGTGGGCAAGAAGGGATAACTTTAAAGACGCAGTAGATTTTATTGGCTGGTATAACTACCAAAGCGAAAAACGTAGCAAAATTAAGCGCAACGATGCTTACAATCTTTATCTTGCCTATCACGAAGGGCACGGTGGGTTTAATAAGAAAACTTATAACAGTAAAGCTTGGTTAAAATCGACCGCGCAAAAAGTTGCAACGCGTTCTGCAGATTACACGAAACAATTACAGCAGTGTGAAGATGGTTTGGATAGGGGTCACTGGTGGTGGCCTTTTTAA
- a CDS encoding Wadjet anti-phage system protein JetA family protein has protein sequence MFFSDSRQHFFNPLTGKYRELVAQCLSLLYQRLYTDLRDYGNAMNREQLMDIIKESIARAPILDADKDEEDFNAQGELIETQEGRFKTQRDLASFIINRLLENGWLEKQVDETTLQSTYGFSRMGRLFTQPFADNQANHFRTRNRNTRNTRNSLQAFYEQGEIHDLLDAYEYSERIISDFTDVIAELEERKRQLVREVESRQLIQQASDEFFDFMETVFKPDLEVRLSADSVEKYRDQISDIITKIRRKRKYGQGDAETAEKDWRAVMEIRLRKALPQRVVQGVSLLDTLLQTIESRLKNACEIMLPALRRALNTFTQRADIIIRQLSYINSRSQDDLMDVYRSLAQLPPDQQDTLLQQQGETLASMQLGFVDPSQIQLRAARAQQIVRSAVDGDKALDAEAQKEIFIQQALDRAFILQGSEIREYVQKALATSGSLNSRQLNATNMQELLNLAHAIEVGAADNLSSRFRFSIDQDLTWLHEPPQIQDDHYFKRRDQFVISLLDDGK, from the coding sequence ATGTTCTTTAGCGATTCCCGCCAACACTTTTTTAATCCGCTCACAGGAAAATACCGTGAGTTGGTTGCCCAGTGTTTGAGTCTTTTGTATCAACGTCTTTATACCGATCTGCGCGATTATGGTAATGCCATGAATCGTGAGCAGCTTATGGATATCATTAAAGAATCAATTGCCCGTGCGCCAATTTTGGATGCTGATAAAGATGAAGAAGATTTTAATGCGCAAGGAGAGTTGATTGAAACTCAGGAAGGGCGCTTCAAAACGCAACGAGATTTAGCAAGTTTTATTATTAACCGCCTGCTCGAAAACGGTTGGTTAGAAAAGCAAGTTGATGAAACTACTTTGCAAAGCACATATGGTTTTAGCCGTATGGGGCGTTTATTCACCCAACCGTTTGCGGATAACCAAGCCAATCATTTTCGCACACGCAACCGTAATACACGCAATACGCGTAACAGCTTGCAGGCATTTTATGAGCAAGGCGAAATTCATGACTTGCTCGATGCCTATGAATATTCTGAACGTATTATCAGCGATTTTACTGATGTGATTGCTGAGCTTGAAGAGCGCAAACGTCAGCTGGTACGTGAAGTTGAGTCGCGTCAACTTATCCAGCAGGCGAGCGATGAATTCTTTGACTTTATGGAAACCGTCTTCAAACCGGATTTGGAAGTTCGTTTATCCGCAGATAGTGTAGAAAAATATCGTGACCAAATTTCTGACATCATCACCAAAATTCGCCGCAAGCGTAAATATGGCCAAGGTGATGCTGAAACTGCAGAAAAAGACTGGCGTGCAGTGATGGAGATTCGCTTGCGCAAAGCCTTGCCGCAGCGCGTTGTACAGGGCGTATCGCTGTTGGATACGCTTTTGCAAACCATTGAGTCACGTTTAAAAAATGCATGTGAAATTATGTTGCCCGCTTTGCGCCGGGCATTGAATACGTTTACTCAACGTGCCGACATTATTATTCGCCAGCTCAGTTACATTAATAGCCGCAGTCAAGATGATTTGATGGATGTTTATCGTTCATTGGCGCAATTGCCGCCAGATCAACAAGATACTTTGCTCCAACAACAGGGCGAGACGTTGGCGAGTATGCAATTGGGCTTTGTTGATCCATCGCAAATTCAATTACGTGCTGCACGTGCGCAGCAAATTGTTCGCTCCGCAGTTGATGGCGATAAAGCTTTGGATGCAGAGGCGCAAAAAGAAATATTTATTCAGCAAGCATTAGACCGTGCCTTTATTTTGCAAGGTAGCGAAATTCGTGAGTATGTGCAAAAAGCACTCGCTACAAGCGGTAGCCTTAATAGTCGCCAATTGAACGCAACCAACATGCAAGAGTTGCTGAATCTTGCACATGCAATTGAAGTTGGCGCAGCTGACAATTTGTCTTCACGCTTTCGTTTTTCAATTGACCAGGATCTAACCTGGCTGCATGAACCACCTCAAATTCAAGATGATCATTACTTCAAGCGGCGCGATCAATTTGTGATTTCGCTGCTCGATGATGGAAAATAG
- the hemB gene encoding porphobilinogen synthase, whose protein sequence is MSNNLITPDFRFRRLRRTSALRELVRETHLRMSDFILPIFIEEGINAPVAIKSMPDVYRYPESQLAEIVTRAWSKGIRAVLLFGVSTHKDEVGSDTWAQDGLLARMIRTAKNAQPDMLVISDNCFCEYTTHGHCGVTHKNDVDNDATLVNLQRQVVVAAQAGVDMIAPSGMMDGMISAIRQALDEAGFTHIPVMSYSTKFASAFYGPFRDAVDSTFKGTRNTYQMDFANAREALSESMQDEAEGADILMVKPGTAYLDILAHIRANSSRPLAVYHVSGEYAMIKAGAAAGVIDEKSIVLETMIAFKRAGADLIITYYAEKLADWIN, encoded by the coding sequence ATGTCAAATAATTTAATTACGCCAGATTTTCGCTTTCGCCGTTTGCGCAGAACTTCTGCGCTGCGCGAATTGGTACGCGAAACTCATTTGCGCATGAGCGATTTTATTCTGCCTATTTTTATTGAAGAGGGCATTAATGCTCCTGTTGCCATTAAATCAATGCCTGATGTATATCGTTACCCGGAATCGCAATTAGCGGAAATCGTAACGCGAGCGTGGAGCAAAGGTATTCGCGCGGTGTTGTTGTTCGGTGTATCCACACATAAAGATGAAGTGGGTTCAGATACCTGGGCGCAAGATGGCTTACTTGCTCGAATGATTCGCACCGCAAAAAATGCGCAACCCGACATGCTTGTCATTAGTGATAATTGTTTTTGCGAATACACAACCCATGGTCATTGCGGTGTTACACATAAGAATGATGTTGATAACGATGCGACTCTTGTGAATCTGCAACGACAAGTTGTTGTGGCCGCACAAGCAGGAGTCGACATGATCGCACCGTCGGGCATGATGGATGGAATGATTAGCGCGATTCGTCAAGCTTTAGATGAGGCGGGCTTTACTCATATTCCAGTAATGTCCTACTCAACAAAATTCGCTTCCGCTTTTTACGGTCCATTCCGTGATGCTGTTGATAGCACCTTCAAAGGCACACGCAACACTTATCAAATGGATTTTGCCAATGCACGCGAAGCGCTTTCAGAGTCAATGCAAGACGAAGCTGAGGGTGCAGATATTTTGATGGTAAAACCTGGCACCGCTTATCTGGATATTCTTGCGCATATTCGCGCAAATTCATCGCGTCCCTTGGCTGTTTATCACGTAAGCGGTGAATATGCCATGATTAAAGCTGGCGCAGCGGCTGGTGTGATTGATGAAAAATCGATTGTGTTGGAAACCATGATTGCATTTAAGCGTGCGGGTGCAGATTTGATCATTACCTATTACGCGGAAAAATTGGCTGATTGGATTAATTAA
- a CDS encoding ATP-binding protein, translating into MSQFDQLISRLEQLIDRVEQVLPSPKPEPDWTGSAFRWRAPVGDKGYLQVVKNPHKIDLNSLKNVETQKQAIVRNTAQFVAGRSANNVLLTGARGTGKSTLVKACWNEFADQGLKIIEVDKTDLIQLADIVDLVSQRPEKFIIFCDDMSFEEGESTYKALKSALDGSIAAPSSNILFYATSNRRHLLPEKMRENLDVSNEDGEVRPSDTTEEKVSLSERFGLWLSFYSFSQDDYLAAARYWVEYLGGTWGETTEFDALLWHRSRGARSGRIAWQFAKDYVGRL; encoded by the coding sequence GTGTCGCAATTCGACCAACTTATCTCCCGTTTAGAGCAACTTATTGACCGTGTTGAGCAAGTTTTGCCCAGTCCGAAGCCAGAGCCAGACTGGACTGGCAGCGCATTTCGGTGGCGCGCACCGGTTGGTGACAAAGGTTACTTGCAGGTGGTGAAAAATCCACACAAGATTGATCTAAATTCGCTAAAGAACGTAGAAACGCAAAAGCAAGCCATAGTTCGCAATACAGCGCAGTTTGTAGCCGGGCGTTCCGCTAATAACGTGTTGCTGACAGGCGCGCGTGGCACCGGTAAATCGACCTTGGTGAAGGCCTGTTGGAATGAGTTTGCCGACCAAGGATTAAAAATTATTGAGGTAGATAAAACAGATCTCATCCAGCTGGCAGATATTGTGGATTTGGTAAGTCAGCGCCCGGAAAAATTCATTATTTTTTGTGATGACATGTCATTTGAAGAAGGTGAGAGCACCTACAAGGCGCTTAAATCTGCGCTCGATGGTTCGATCGCAGCGCCTTCCTCCAATATTTTGTTTTACGCGACCTCCAATCGCCGCCATTTGTTGCCCGAAAAAATGCGCGAAAATCTGGATGTTAGCAACGAGGACGGTGAGGTTCGCCCCAGTGATACCACCGAAGAAAAAGTCTCTCTTTCTGAACGGTTTGGGTTGTGGCTAAGTTTTTATTCTTTTTCACAAGATGATTATCTCGCTGCCGCCCGCTACTGGGTGGAATATTTAGGCGGAACCTGGGGTGAAACAACTGAGTTTGATGCACTTTTATGGCATCGCAGCCGCGGTGCGCGCAGCGGCCGAATTGCCTGGCAATTTGCTAAAGATTACGTGGGCCGATTGTAA
- a CDS encoding ATP-binding protein, producing MFLKKFIYINWGNVPNTEFEFGPINLFSGGNGSGKTTAADAIQTIMTAAHDNLFHFNPGQDESSQRGRGGKLVRTLASYVLGCDDGAYSRPQGCDGYLAAVFHPTQGENGEPFTALIGMRAFVETAGQGASQQKVARLDDCHFYILSDVALSLKDLLKEENTHKYVVPLDKIYAGLRRQYGQEQVEKYDKKKSYLCRLYGILRGRKDAVSEREAMNAARAFSRFMAYKPIKGIDEFVANEVLEYRDLGEAIRNVSAMLKRIHTMESDARNLRQAIDRMATGRTLSDNFIASWLEQQVLHYSVAKRRFGDCQSLYLDAKHKQQALREAAASHTQSLALCESRRDEINQLILAATARRLGVPALRDKDQLEQEKIAQEKLIHNNVPELLKQDQQLKLNMEAAQQCAQTLRNTSIALEIPALKDAHLNKLAKAISTCEESIDIHQLLNRDWIDVSPLVQHLDSVVEQQKNHNLFVHSLFALDASSAVAHQGNRINLRDQLAQERDKRRASAERLQKTIETKRREIQTLEAHQVNYPPFVRAALEAIAVQCPKADARVLCDYVNVTDHEWQAAIEGYIGAARFGIIVAPEYEADAIALVRNMSGQANRARIIQGEKARKDWEKSGDFANNSIIQVMNFSHATAEAYLKASYGNVQRVESANELRNTRRGITKDAMGSGNYAMFRCDMADSDLVFGQGARERALEAKRNEFHSLNIELQAATDYVNEAQHLLAAVDKLKILTYADTLQTMLAAQDRIAAIDASLQQLDLSDTKALDEELNELKARLHEQQKQFNEINNAQVDCRAELKNADVLCHKLDAEQDKTLAVVDECEANLQSIAGLWPDFNVDERLQAADEAVGQQSIGYFENSLASVNAELKSILHRLQQAVMQHNQFCLSADSILFNLDYNDELGSSNFRHVCDMRRQFDALYNRDKNHILAQRHQEIESLRLSFNNAFVSNLCHSIYQAINDGKKTLEELNKELEHHRFGADRERFRFDWEWVPEFKEYWQFFKAVIDSPNLGDGETLFNMKLEEKHQKVRERLMSMLLDEDEQKALRELTRIADYRNYRCYEIYKEPEGKAPIALSQYGTGSGGQLETPAYIIRSAAITSAFRFNEGSSHLRMVLVDEAFSKMDEHRSREVINYLTESLGLQLNFIMPSSKSGPFMDLISNQFVFSKCPTAEPVGELKTRVVLDRQVCDQEKIAKLMANHRRTIRQQASLDFMVEVEGVEVV from the coding sequence ATGTTCCTAAAAAAGTTTATCTACATTAACTGGGGCAATGTGCCTAACACCGAATTTGAATTCGGCCCCATTAATTTGTTTTCGGGCGGTAATGGTTCAGGTAAAACCACAGCGGCTGATGCTATTCAAACCATCATGACTGCGGCGCACGATAATTTATTTCATTTTAATCCTGGGCAAGATGAGTCCAGCCAGCGCGGTCGTGGTGGGAAATTGGTGCGAACACTTGCATCCTATGTATTAGGTTGCGATGACGGTGCCTATTCACGCCCGCAAGGTTGCGATGGTTATTTGGCGGCTGTGTTTCATCCAACCCAAGGCGAAAATGGCGAGCCCTTTACCGCTTTAATTGGTATGCGCGCATTCGTTGAAACAGCGGGGCAGGGCGCAAGCCAACAAAAAGTAGCGCGTTTGGATGATTGTCATTTTTATATATTGAGTGATGTTGCACTCAGCCTGAAAGATTTATTAAAAGAAGAAAACACGCATAAGTACGTAGTGCCGCTTGATAAAATCTACGCAGGTTTACGCCGCCAATATGGTCAAGAGCAGGTTGAAAAATACGATAAGAAAAAATCTTATCTGTGCCGTTTGTATGGAATTTTGCGCGGCCGAAAAGATGCTGTATCTGAACGCGAAGCTATGAATGCTGCACGTGCATTTTCTCGATTTATGGCTTACAAACCTATTAAAGGTATTGATGAGTTTGTGGCCAATGAGGTTCTTGAATATCGCGATTTGGGTGAGGCGATTCGCAATGTGTCGGCCATGCTTAAACGCATTCATACCATGGAGTCCGATGCGCGGAACTTGCGCCAGGCAATTGACCGCATGGCAACCGGGCGAACACTGAGCGATAACTTTATTGCGAGCTGGCTTGAACAGCAAGTGTTGCATTATTCTGTTGCTAAACGTCGTTTTGGTGACTGCCAGTCTTTATATCTTGACGCAAAACACAAGCAGCAAGCTTTGCGTGAAGCTGCCGCTAGCCATACTCAATCGTTGGCTTTATGTGAAAGTAGGCGTGATGAAATCAATCAATTAATTTTAGCGGCTACTGCTCGCCGTTTGGGTGTTCCAGCGCTGCGTGATAAAGACCAGCTCGAACAGGAAAAAATTGCTCAAGAAAAACTTATTCACAATAATGTTCCTGAATTGCTTAAGCAAGATCAGCAGTTGAAGCTTAATATGGAAGCTGCACAGCAATGTGCGCAAACCCTGCGCAACACATCCATTGCACTGGAAATTCCTGCTTTAAAAGATGCGCACCTCAACAAGTTAGCCAAAGCCATTTCTACCTGCGAAGAATCTATTGATATCCACCAGCTGCTCAATCGTGATTGGATTGATGTGAGTCCATTAGTACAACATTTGGATTCGGTAGTTGAGCAGCAAAAAAATCACAATTTGTTTGTTCATAGTTTGTTTGCGTTGGATGCCAGTTCTGCAGTAGCACATCAAGGCAATAGAATTAATTTGCGCGATCAATTAGCACAAGAAAGAGATAAGCGTCGTGCTAGTGCGGAACGTTTGCAAAAAACTATTGAAACAAAACGCCGGGAAATCCAGACGCTGGAAGCACATCAAGTTAACTATCCACCATTTGTACGTGCGGCACTTGAAGCAATCGCTGTCCAGTGTCCCAAAGCAGATGCGCGAGTCTTGTGTGATTATGTCAATGTGACTGATCACGAATGGCAAGCCGCCATTGAAGGTTATATTGGTGCGGCACGCTTCGGTATCATTGTTGCGCCAGAGTATGAGGCGGACGCTATAGCGCTAGTGCGCAACATGAGCGGGCAAGCTAACCGTGCCCGTATTATTCAAGGTGAGAAAGCGCGCAAGGATTGGGAGAAGTCGGGTGATTTTGCCAATAATTCTATAATTCAAGTGATGAATTTTTCGCACGCAACAGCCGAAGCTTATTTAAAAGCAAGCTATGGAAATGTTCAACGTGTGGAATCTGCTAATGAGCTGCGAAACACCCGCCGCGGAATTACTAAAGATGCAATGGGCTCTGGCAATTACGCTATGTTCCGCTGCGATATGGCTGATTCAGACCTGGTGTTCGGTCAGGGCGCGCGTGAACGAGCGCTTGAGGCTAAGCGCAACGAATTTCATTCGCTTAATATAGAGCTTCAAGCCGCAACGGATTATGTCAATGAGGCGCAGCATTTGCTTGCCGCTGTAGATAAATTAAAAATCCTCACTTATGCCGACACGCTTCAAACTATGCTTGCTGCTCAAGATCGCATTGCTGCTATAGACGCAAGTTTGCAGCAATTGGATTTAAGCGATACCAAAGCATTGGACGAGGAACTCAATGAATTAAAAGCGCGTTTGCACGAACAGCAAAAGCAATTCAATGAGATTAATAATGCGCAGGTTGATTGCCGTGCAGAGTTAAAAAATGCGGATGTTCTGTGTCACAAGTTAGATGCGGAGCAGGATAAAACTCTCGCTGTCGTTGATGAGTGCGAAGCAAATTTACAATCTATTGCAGGTTTGTGGCCAGATTTTAATGTCGATGAACGCTTGCAAGCGGCTGACGAAGCTGTTGGTCAGCAGTCTATTGGTTATTTTGAAAATAGCCTGGCTAGCGTAAACGCTGAATTAAAATCAATTTTGCATCGTTTACAACAGGCTGTTATGCAGCACAACCAATTCTGTTTAAGCGCGGATTCAATTCTCTTTAACCTTGATTACAACGATGAACTTGGCTCGAGCAATTTCCGCCATGTATGCGATATGCGTCGTCAATTTGATGCGCTTTATAATCGCGATAAAAACCATATTCTTGCGCAACGTCATCAGGAAATTGAATCTTTACGCTTGAGCTTTAACAACGCGTTTGTTTCAAATCTCTGCCATTCTATTTATCAAGCGATTAATGATGGCAAGAAAACGCTTGAAGAATTAAACAAAGAGTTGGAACATCATCGCTTTGGTGCTGACCGTGAGCGCTTCCGTTTTGATTGGGAGTGGGTGCCGGAATTTAAAGAGTATTGGCAATTCTTTAAAGCCGTTATTGATAGTCCAAATCTCGGTGATGGTGAGACACTCTTCAATATGAAGCTTGAAGAAAAACACCAAAAGGTTCGCGAACGTTTGATGAGTATGTTGCTCGATGAAGACGAGCAAAAAGCCTTACGCGAATTAACGCGCATTGCGGATTATCGCAATTATCGTTGCTACGAAATTTACAAAGAGCCGGAGGGCAAAGCGCCTATTGCATTGAGTCAATATGGCACAGGTTCTGGCGGGCAGTTAGAAACCCCGGCGTATATTATCCGCAGCGCAGCTATTACATCGGCATTCCGTTTCAATGAGGGCAGTAGTCATTTGCGTATGGTGTTAGTTGATGAAGCTTTCTCAAAAATGGACGAGCATCGCTCGCGTGAAGTGATTAATTATTTGACAGAAAGTTTAGGTTTGCAGCTGAACTTTATTATGCCGAGCAGTAAGTCTGGTCCTTTTATGGATTTAATTTCCAATCAGTTCGTGTTTAGCAAATGCCCGACAGCTGAGCCTGTTGGTGAATTAAAAACGCGTGTGGTGTTGGATCGACAAGTTTGCGATCAGGAAAAAATTGCCAAACTCATGGCGAATCATCGGCGCACAATTCGTCAGCAAGCAAGCCTGGATTTTATGGTGGAAGTTGAAGGCGTTGAAGTTGTTTAA
- a CDS encoding response regulator has translation MFTKPEINLITKTLQHRRDWIAKNLGNPDQQALKEQNQQTLSIIDNAISKLNSITPVDNTPTTAKPPKLTGAQRRNQLEPAQIRVLIVDDDEMIASLLQMLLHSTGVRYVDIASDGLKGISMLYDANPVYDLVLCDWHMPIKNGLDVHNAMRAAERYMETCFILVTAVTEAKLIRSAIEEGVDDYIVKPLEEQTTIKKLARHFPKLPVPENATMLGICATDIPSPEEGTDKS, from the coding sequence ATGTTTACCAAGCCTGAAATAAACCTTATTACCAAAACCCTGCAACACAGACGTGACTGGATTGCGAAGAATCTGGGCAATCCTGATCAGCAAGCCCTTAAAGAGCAAAATCAACAAACACTTAGCATCATCGACAATGCCATCAGCAAATTAAATTCCATTACCCCTGTTGATAATACTCCCACGACCGCCAAGCCCCCTAAACTGACTGGCGCGCAGAGGCGTAACCAATTAGAGCCCGCCCAAATTCGGGTGCTCATAGTAGACGATGACGAAATGATCGCATCGCTATTACAAATGCTTTTGCATTCAACGGGTGTTCGCTATGTAGATATTGCTTCCGACGGATTGAAAGGTATCAGCATGTTGTACGATGCAAACCCAGTCTACGACCTGGTACTTTGCGACTGGCATATGCCGATTAAAAACGGGCTGGATGTACACAATGCCATGCGCGCTGCCGAGCGCTACATGGAAACCTGTTTCATTTTGGTTACTGCAGTTACCGAAGCCAAGCTAATCCGCTCAGCAATTGAAGAAGGCGTAGACGACTACATTGTCAAACCATTGGAAGAGCAAACCACTATAAAAAAATTGGCTCGCCACTTTCCTAAACTCCCGGTTCCTGAGAACGCTACCATGTTGGGGATTTGCGCTACCGACATACCGTCACCGGAAGAAGGAACAGATAAGAGCTAA